In a genomic window of Ignatzschineria indica:
- the lysA gene encoding diaminopimelate decarboxylase, producing the protein MKIDQVRLTEVAEEFQTPVYIYSAEKILANYDAYRRGFGDYPHLICYAVKANSNLSILKLLAEAGSGFDIVSRGELKRVLAAGGDPKKVVYSGVGKRNCDLEFALNAGIGCFNVESVAEVYMLNKIAGKLGVKAPVSLRINPNVDAKTHPYISTGLKENKFGISMTDALPMYREMARMPHIDIQGIDFHIGSQLTEIEPYAEALDITLALIDELSALGIHLKHLDMGGGLGIRYEDETLIDPAEWIDQAIEKIGDRDLKILIEPGRSIVGDAGVLVTQVILTKENEGKNFAVVDAAMNDLIRPALYSSWMNIINLDERDEGEVKNYDIVGPICETGDFLGKDRQLALTSGDYLAITHAGAYGFTMASNYNSRGRAAEVLLVGDQAKLIRKRESEESLYAEELQYL; encoded by the coding sequence ATGAAAATTGATCAGGTGCGTTTAACAGAGGTGGCGGAGGAGTTTCAGACGCCGGTTTATATCTATTCAGCAGAGAAAATTTTAGCAAACTATGATGCTTATCGCCGTGGATTTGGTGATTATCCTCATCTTATCTGCTATGCGGTAAAAGCGAATAGTAACTTATCGATCTTAAAACTATTAGCGGAAGCGGGGTCGGGCTTCGATATTGTCTCTCGTGGTGAGTTAAAACGCGTTTTAGCTGCCGGAGGCGATCCTAAAAAAGTGGTCTATTCAGGGGTCGGTAAACGAAATTGTGATTTAGAGTTTGCTCTTAATGCCGGCATTGGCTGCTTTAATGTAGAGTCGGTTGCAGAGGTCTATATGCTCAATAAAATTGCCGGCAAATTGGGAGTTAAAGCCCCCGTCTCATTAAGGATTAATCCCAATGTGGATGCTAAGACACATCCTTATATCTCAACAGGCCTTAAAGAGAATAAGTTTGGGATCAGCATGACAGATGCATTACCGATGTATCGTGAGATGGCGCGTATGCCCCATATCGATATTCAGGGAATCGATTTTCATATCGGCTCGCAACTGACAGAGATTGAACCTTATGCTGAAGCGCTCGATATTACGCTTGCCTTGATTGATGAACTCTCTGCATTAGGAATTCATCTAAAGCATCTCGATATGGGAGGCGGATTAGGGATTCGTTATGAAGATGAGACTTTAATCGATCCTGCAGAGTGGATCGATCAAGCGATCGAAAAGATTGGTGACCGCGACCTTAAAATATTGATTGAACCGGGTCGTTCTATAGTAGGGGATGCCGGCGTTTTAGTGACGCAGGTAATTCTTACTAAAGAGAATGAGGGGAAAAACTTTGCCGTGGTTGATGCCGCAATGAATGATCTGATTCGTCCAGCGCTCTATAGCTCATGGATGAATATTATTAATCTTGATGAGCGTGATGAAGGTGAGGTTAAAAATTATGATATTGTCGGTCCTATTTGTGAAACAGGTGATTTCTTAGGGAAGGATCGACAGCTCGCTTTAACATCGGGAGATTACTTAGCTATTACTCATGCTGGCGCGTATGGTTTTACGATGGCCTCTAACTATAATTCTCGTGGTCGAGCCGCAGAGGTATTATTAGTAGGAGATCAGGCGAAGCTGATTCGTAAAAGAGAGAGCGAAGAATCTCTCTATGCCGAAGAGTTGCAATATCTCTAG
- a CDS encoding RidA family protein, translated as MMITRINKGPRMSDAVIYNDTLYYTAIPLVEEADIYRQMQSLLADIDQLLEKVGAEKSHILDVTIFLVSSLDIEGMNRAWDEWVDSDNAPVRCTVQAGLMNPNWKVEVKIVVALPSK; from the coding sequence ATTATGATTACTCGAATTAATAAGGGGCCGCGGATGTCAGATGCCGTGATCTATAACGATACGCTCTACTATACTGCTATTCCTTTAGTGGAAGAGGCAGATATCTATCGGCAGATGCAAAGTCTACTTGCCGATATTGATCAGCTTCTAGAGAAGGTTGGTGCTGAAAAATCCCATATTCTAGATGTAACGATCTTTCTTGTAAGTAGCTTAGATATCGAGGGGATGAATCGTGCTTGGGATGAGTGGGTCGATTCTGACAATGCGCCCGTTCGCTGTACTGTACAGGCGGGATTGATGAATCCTAATTGGAAGGTCGAGGTGAAGATTGTTGTAGCATTACCGTCAAAATAG
- the fabG gene encoding 3-oxoacyl-ACP reductase FabG: MFSLDKQIAMVTGGAKGIGRGIVEALIEAGATVIIADIDTTAGNQTAKELGCDFVALDVTDQALCQTRIEEVAERYGRLDILCSNTGIFPQATIEEMTEKDWDFMQEVNVKGTFFIVQAALRVMKNQGYGRVIITSSITGNITGFPGWSHYGASKAAQLGFMRSAALEYARFGITVNAVLPGNILTEGLEAQGETYLNQMRATIPTHTLGEPKDIGYAAAFLASKEAKYITGQTIIIDGGQILPESPEALL, from the coding sequence ATGTTTTCATTAGATAAACAGATCGCAATGGTGACAGGTGGTGCAAAAGGTATCGGACGCGGTATTGTTGAGGCGCTGATTGAAGCTGGGGCAACCGTTATTATTGCAGATATTGATACTACTGCCGGCAATCAGACAGCAAAAGAATTAGGCTGTGACTTTGTCGCGTTAGATGTTACGGATCAGGCACTCTGCCAAACGCGTATCGAAGAGGTGGCCGAGAGATATGGCAGACTCGATATTCTCTGCTCCAATACCGGCATCTTTCCACAAGCGACTATCGAAGAGATGACAGAGAAAGATTGGGACTTTATGCAAGAGGTCAATGTCAAAGGAACCTTCTTTATTGTCCAAGCAGCCCTTAGAGTGATGAAAAATCAAGGTTATGGCCGCGTGATTATTACATCATCTATTACAGGAAATATTACGGGATTCCCCGGTTGGAGCCATTATGGAGCATCTAAGGCGGCTCAATTAGGATTTATGCGTAGCGCTGCTCTCGAATATGCTCGCTTTGGCATTACAGTGAATGCGGTTCTACCCGGCAATATCTTAACGGAGGGACTCGAAGCACAAGGGGAGACTTATCTCAATCAGATGCGTGCGACAATCCCGACACATACATTAGGAGAACCTAAAGATATCGGTTATGCCGCAGCTTTTCTGGCATCGAAAGAAGCTAAATATATTACAGGACAAACCATCATTATCGATGGTGGACAGATTCTCCCAGAATCACCGGAAGCACTACTCTAA
- a CDS encoding MFS transporter has translation MAQGLTRDEVKTLSLSSLGGALEFYDFIVFLTFASTLRVLFFPAESELVATVMTYLTYAIAYFVRPLSGVVLAHFGDLIGRKKVFMFSLFMMALPTLAIGLLPTYESIGYFAPALLLLMRILQGVALGGEVPSAHVFVTEHVSHGRFGIANSAIAAGLTFGVLIGHFVSTMMNITFTASETLAYAWRIPFILGGVLGLLAVYLRRYLKETPVFLEMQKQKALHAGTPMKTLLKDFRPQLFIATLSTWLLIAGVVLVLLAPNLMKSEVFNIEAGFVNKAALVATFMNIVGSLAAGLLVDRIGLRKTLFGFASLLAITSYIFFTALGSSDLTQVGILYAIASFFLGIVACVPMIIIRLFPADVRLTGMGFSYNIGNAVFAGLTTFLVPVIAEHFHPMFIAYYILFLCALGIFLSLYLGRERFKSYL, from the coding sequence ATGGCGCAAGGTTTAACACGAGATGAAGTAAAGACTCTCTCGCTCTCCTCTTTAGGTGGGGCATTGGAGTTTTATGATTTTATAGTTTTTTTAACATTTGCCTCAACCTTAAGAGTGCTCTTTTTCCCGGCAGAATCAGAGTTAGTTGCTACGGTGATGACCTATCTTACCTATGCGATTGCTTATTTTGTTCGCCCACTAAGTGGTGTTGTGTTGGCCCATTTTGGCGATCTAATTGGCCGGAAGAAGGTCTTTATGTTCTCGCTCTTTATGATGGCGCTGCCGACACTTGCCATTGGCTTATTGCCGACCTACGAGTCCATCGGTTATTTTGCGCCGGCCCTTCTTCTTTTGATGCGAATATTACAAGGTGTTGCTTTAGGAGGGGAAGTTCCTAGTGCCCATGTCTTTGTTACAGAGCATGTTTCTCATGGACGCTTTGGTATCGCCAATAGTGCTATTGCCGCAGGTCTTACTTTTGGTGTCTTGATAGGTCATTTTGTCTCGACGATGATGAATATCACTTTTACCGCCTCTGAAACTTTAGCCTATGCCTGGCGAATTCCCTTTATTTTAGGGGGCGTTTTAGGATTATTAGCAGTCTATCTTCGTCGATACCTTAAAGAGACACCGGTTTTCTTAGAGATGCAGAAGCAGAAAGCATTACATGCCGGTACACCTATGAAAACGCTCTTAAAAGATTTTCGCCCACAACTCTTTATTGCCACATTGAGTACTTGGTTATTGATTGCCGGAGTTGTTTTAGTCCTGTTGGCACCTAATTTAATGAAGTCAGAAGTCTTTAATATTGAGGCCGGATTCGTTAATAAAGCGGCCCTAGTTGCCACTTTTATGAATATTGTGGGGAGTTTAGCAGCGGGCTTATTAGTTGATCGAATCGGTTTGAGAAAGACTCTTTTCGGTTTTGCATCCCTTCTTGCGATCACGAGCTATATCTTCTTTACCGCATTAGGCAGTAGTGATTTGACACAGGTCGGAATCCTTTATGCCATCGCCTCCTTCTTCTTAGGAATCGTTGCTTGTGTGCCGATGATTATCATTCGTCTCTTTCCGGCAGATGTGCGTTTAACCGGAATGGGCTTCTCATACAATATCGGTAATGCTGTATTTGCGGGTTTAACAACTTTTTTAGTCCCGGTAATAGCAGAACATTTCCATCCTATGTTTATTGCCTATTACATCCTCTTCTTATGTGCATTAGGAATCTTTTTAAGCCTCTATTTAGGTCGAGAGAGATTCAAGAGTTATCTCTAA
- the queA gene encoding tRNA preQ1(34) S-adenosylmethionine ribosyltransferase-isomerase QueA translates to MKLSDYDYHLPEELIAQFPPKVRGTSRLLVPYQGEIRDHSFDALVEYLRPGDRIVINNTRVLPARLFGQKETGGKVEIMVERLLTETDVLAQIKASKALKVGQKVLIEGVPRLEMVERDENFFQLRTIDGSAIAQLLESYGHLPLPPYITRSDEELDQSRYQTVFNKEEGAVAAPTAGLHFTEELLDQLRQKGVDITEITLHVGAGTFQPIRSENLDEHQMHKEWISVPESAVAEIKATKASGKRVIAIGTTAVRALESAALSGELRPFVGDTDIFIKPGFEFRVIDGLLTNFHLPKSTLLVLVSTLMGKKRIEEIYQHAVKSQYRFFSYGDSMLLVPELDRAKE, encoded by the coding sequence TTGAAATTATCAGATTATGATTACCATCTCCCCGAAGAGTTGATTGCTCAATTTCCACCGAAAGTGAGGGGTACTTCTCGGCTATTAGTCCCTTATCAAGGGGAGATTCGAGACCATAGCTTTGATGCTTTGGTTGAATATTTACGCCCCGGGGATCGTATTGTTATCAATAATACCCGTGTTTTACCTGCTCGACTCTTTGGGCAAAAAGAGACCGGCGGTAAGGTTGAAATTATGGTTGAACGCCTTTTAACAGAGACAGATGTCTTAGCGCAAATTAAAGCGAGCAAGGCATTAAAAGTTGGGCAAAAGGTTCTTATTGAGGGAGTACCTCGCTTAGAGATGGTCGAAAGAGATGAGAATTTCTTTCAACTACGAACGATCGATGGAAGCGCGATTGCACAACTGCTAGAAAGCTATGGGCATCTTCCTCTTCCTCCCTATATTACTCGCAGTGATGAAGAGCTAGATCAGTCTCGTTATCAGACGGTCTTTAATAAAGAGGAGGGTGCGGTTGCGGCACCGACTGCCGGACTTCACTTTACAGAGGAGTTGCTTGATCAACTGCGTCAAAAAGGGGTCGATATTACAGAGATTACGCTACATGTCGGTGCCGGGACGTTTCAGCCGATTCGAAGTGAAAATTTAGATGAGCATCAGATGCATAAAGAGTGGATCTCTGTACCGGAATCGGCAGTAGCAGAGATTAAAGCAACAAAAGCGTCGGGGAAAAGAGTGATTGCGATTGGCACGACAGCCGTGCGAGCATTAGAGAGCGCTGCTCTTTCAGGGGAGTTGCGCCCATTTGTGGGAGATACAGATATCTTTATTAAGCCGGGATTTGAGTTTAGAGTGATCGATGGACTTTTAACAAACTTTCATCTCCCTAAATCGACACTTTTGGTTCTTGTCTCAACCTTGATGGGGAAAAAACGTATCGAAGAGATCTATCAGCATGCGGTTAAATCGCAATACCGTTTCTTTAGTTACGGGGATAGTATGTTGTTAGTGCCGGAATTAGATCGAGCAAAGGAGTAG
- the ptuB gene encoding retron Ec78 anti-phage system effector HNH endonuclease PtuB: MRKLVRPKEVPKCLVRAQKNGAKNWQRLRGGDRREIWSKLNEMQHRLCAYCETPFTTEDSHIEHLYPRAKYEGLTFEWKNLFGSCNNNNSCGIYKDGAHNPHKVTHELLIKPDQEDPHAYFRYYLNGRISVKPGLSDYDYHRAKETIRGFNLNHNALASLRRRHLEPLQQLEEEFILWCELCDGDPELLEELAEEIRLLLAEQKNSAYQSIKEHYIHNHLDLLGLVEEKIEMEAEVRWEEEEDR, encoded by the coding sequence ATGAGAAAGTTAGTTCGGCCTAAAGAGGTGCCTAAATGTCTTGTGCGAGCGCAGAAGAATGGGGCAAAAAATTGGCAGCGACTACGAGGTGGGGATCGGCGAGAAATTTGGAGCAAACTCAATGAGATGCAGCATCGTCTCTGTGCATACTGTGAAACCCCCTTCACCACGGAAGATAGCCATATTGAGCATCTCTATCCACGTGCTAAATATGAGGGATTAACCTTTGAATGGAAAAATCTCTTCGGCTCTTGTAACAATAATAATAGCTGTGGTATCTATAAAGATGGTGCGCATAATCCCCATAAAGTGACTCATGAGTTGTTGATAAAACCGGATCAGGAGGATCCTCATGCCTACTTTCGTTACTATCTTAATGGACGAATTTCGGTAAAGCCGGGATTATCAGATTATGACTATCATCGCGCTAAGGAGACTATCCGAGGATTCAATCTCAATCATAATGCATTAGCCAGTCTACGAAGACGCCATCTTGAGCCACTTCAACAGTTAGAGGAGGAGTTTATCCTCTGGTGTGAGCTTTGTGATGGAGATCCGGAGTTACTTGAAGAGTTAGCAGAAGAGATTCGTTTACTTTTAGCGGAACAGAAAAATAGTGCCTATCAATCGATTAAAGAGCACTATATCCATAACCATTTAGATCTTTTAGGTTTAGTAGAAGAGAAGATTGAGATGGAGGCGGAAGTGCGATGGGAGGAAGAAGAGGATAGATAA
- the gyrA gene encoding DNA gyrase subunit A: protein MSDFAKEIVPISLEEEMKSSYLDYAMSVIVGRALPDVRDGLKPVHRRILHSMNQTNNHWNKAYKKSARIVGDVMGKYHPHGDSAIYDSVVRMAQDFSLRYMLIDGQGNFGSIDGDSAAAMRYTEIRMSKIAETLLQDIEKETVDFIPNYDESEIEPSVLPTRIPNLLVNGSAGIAVGMATNIPPHNLTETINASLALLHNPDLTIDQLMEYIPAPDFPTAGIINGTRGIREAYHTGRGRVVIRARAEIEHDEKRDRDVIIITEIPYQVNKARLIERIVELYREKVIEGIAPDGLRDESDKDGMRIVIELRRGEMGEVVLNQLYKHTALQSSFGINMVAIDRGQPKLLNLKQVLEAFLLHRREVITRRTIFELRRARSRAHLLEGLTVALANIDEMIQLIRTSATGAEAKERMLARQWAPGEVSAMLERAAELKTTPDGLEGVGLIGTTYQLSEEQAQAILDMRLQRLTGLEQDKILEEYQTLLDTIRELIEILVNPDRLRDVIEEEFIAIRDEFGDERRTEIREAAEDISLEDLIAEEDVVVTLSRRGYIKYQKLDEYRAQRRGGRGKSAARVVDEDDVEHLMVVSTHAQLMCFSSYGRVYWLRVFELPEAGRGASGRPIINLLPLEADERITSMLPVDSYDDDRYIFMATKYGVVKKTVLSNFQSQRSSGLIAVNLDEGDELIGTEITNGENDIMLFTNTGLVNRFSEADVRPTGRGSRGVKGITLVEGQHVISMMLAVEEGVVLIATENGYGKRTLIEEFARRNRGGKGVIGIQTSERNGQIVGASIVEEDDEVMLITCNGVLVRTSVAEVSILGRNTQGVRLIRLDDGDTLVGMSRIEENDADDEMSTDEEDLEIDVVDVVEIDEVDLTVETEESLETEKESDEEKPSEE from the coding sequence ATGAGTGATTTTGCCAAAGAGATTGTCCCGATTAGCCTAGAAGAGGAGATGAAAAGCTCCTACCTTGATTATGCCATGAGTGTTATCGTCGGCCGTGCTCTTCCCGATGTTCGCGATGGATTGAAGCCGGTGCATCGACGCATACTTCATTCAATGAATCAGACGAACAATCACTGGAATAAAGCCTATAAAAAGTCAGCCCGTATTGTCGGGGATGTGATGGGTAAATATCACCCCCATGGTGACTCTGCGATCTATGACTCTGTCGTACGTATGGCGCAAGATTTCTCTCTCCGCTATATGTTGATTGATGGACAAGGAAACTTCGGTTCAATCGATGGTGACTCAGCAGCAGCAATGCGTTATACCGAAATTCGCATGAGTAAAATTGCCGAAACACTCCTTCAAGATATTGAAAAAGAGACTGTCGATTTTATTCCAAACTATGATGAATCAGAGATTGAACCCTCCGTTCTACCTACCCGAATTCCCAACTTACTTGTAAATGGTTCTGCCGGAATTGCTGTAGGAATGGCAACAAACATTCCCCCCCATAATCTTACCGAAACCATTAATGCTTCATTAGCACTCTTACATAATCCTGATCTAACCATTGATCAGCTAATGGAATATATCCCGGCACCTGACTTCCCAACGGCAGGCATTATTAATGGAACACGTGGGATTCGCGAGGCATATCATACAGGCCGTGGCCGTGTTGTCATTCGCGCACGAGCAGAGATTGAGCATGATGAGAAGCGTGATCGTGATGTCATTATCATCACTGAGATCCCTTACCAAGTAAATAAAGCGCGCCTCATCGAACGTATTGTTGAACTCTACCGTGAAAAAGTGATCGAAGGGATCGCCCCTGATGGTCTACGAGATGAATCGGATAAAGATGGGATGCGCATCGTGATCGAACTTCGTCGTGGCGAGATGGGGGAGGTTGTTCTCAATCAGCTCTATAAACATACTGCGCTACAATCAAGCTTCGGTATCAATATGGTGGCAATCGATCGTGGCCAACCTAAATTACTCAATCTTAAACAGGTTTTAGAAGCATTCCTTCTCCATCGTCGTGAAGTGATCACACGTCGAACCATCTTTGAATTAAGACGCGCACGTAGCAGAGCCCATCTTTTAGAGGGTTTAACAGTAGCACTTGCCAATATTGATGAGATGATTCAACTGATCAGAACATCGGCGACAGGTGCTGAAGCAAAAGAGCGAATGTTAGCGCGTCAATGGGCGCCAGGTGAAGTCTCTGCCATGTTAGAACGCGCAGCGGAATTGAAGACAACTCCAGATGGTTTAGAAGGTGTCGGCCTTATTGGCACCACCTATCAGCTCTCTGAAGAGCAGGCGCAAGCGATCTTAGATATGCGTCTTCAACGCTTAACAGGTTTAGAGCAAGATAAAATTTTAGAAGAGTATCAAACACTCTTAGATACGATTCGTGAATTGATCGAGATTTTAGTCAATCCTGATCGTCTTCGTGATGTTATTGAAGAGGAATTTATTGCGATTAGAGATGAATTTGGTGATGAGCGTCGCACGGAGATTAGAGAAGCCGCTGAAGATATTAGCTTAGAAGATCTCATTGCCGAAGAAGATGTTGTAGTAACTCTCTCGCGTCGTGGGTATATCAAATATCAAAAACTTGATGAATATCGTGCACAACGCCGTGGCGGTCGTGGTAAATCGGCAGCTCGCGTAGTAGATGAGGATGATGTGGAACATCTAATGGTTGTCAGCACGCATGCACAGTTGATGTGCTTCTCCTCTTATGGCCGTGTCTACTGGTTACGTGTCTTTGAGCTTCCAGAAGCAGGACGCGGTGCAAGTGGTCGACCTATTATCAATCTACTTCCATTAGAGGCAGATGAACGAATTACCTCAATGCTTCCTGTTGATAGTTATGATGATGATCGTTACATCTTTATGGCGACCAAATATGGTGTTGTGAAGAAGACCGTTCTCTCTAACTTCCAGAGCCAACGTTCAAGCGGTTTAATTGCCGTCAACCTTGATGAAGGGGATGAACTGATCGGTACCGAGATCACCAATGGTGAAAATGACATTATGCTCTTTACCAATACCGGTTTAGTCAATCGCTTTAGTGAGGCTGATGTTCGACCGACAGGACGTGGATCTCGTGGAGTTAAAGGGATTACACTTGTCGAAGGGCAACATGTCATCTCAATGATGCTTGCTGTAGAAGAGGGTGTCGTCCTTATTGCAACAGAAAATGGTTATGGTAAACGAACCTTAATCGAAGAGTTTGCTCGCCGTAATCGCGGAGGTAAAGGGGTCATTGGTATCCAGACTTCAGAACGAAATGGTCAAATCGTGGGAGCCTCCATTGTTGAGGAAGATGATGAAGTGATGCTCATTACCTGTAATGGTGTATTAGTGAGAACCTCTGTTGCAGAAGTCTCAATCTTAGGACGAAATACACAAGGCGTGCGTCTCATTCGTCTCGATGATGGCGATACACTTGTCGGTATGTCTCGTATCGAGGAGAATGATGCAGACGATGAGATGAGTACAGATGAGGAAGATCTCGAGATCGATGTTGTTGATGTGGTTGAAATCGATGAAGTAGACTTAACGGTTGAAACAGAAGAGTCGCTCGAAACAGAGAAGGAGAGTGATGAGGAGAAACCCTCGGAGGAGTAA
- a CDS encoding MATE family efflux transporter, with translation MGKNLLLAWNNLTIHRRVWALTLPMILSNISVPLVGTVDTMIVGHLNDANQMASVGIGSSIYLFLIAILNFLRMGTTGFTAQAYGHKNGGMIRLILIQGILLALLLALVLLLLAFPITTLAFSIINPEPELYNGASQFFAWRLMGAPAALINFALIGWFLGMQNARIPFYMLLATNILNILLTLLFILKLNLGITGVAKAAVISEYFGLFVGLAILPKILLKNRGHWRFSPLKKWQNWQPLIFVNRDIFIRSLTLQLAFFLVTLQGSRLGGDIVAANMIILNGLFILSYLLDGFAHAIEALTGRAIGEKSRDQLQSVMVIAGGWALIITLLFFFLFLLWGDQFINLISNIDTVRESAYPLIPYLTLLPLISVWSYLLDGLFIGATRAKEMRNAMIGAFIIALPIGILLTPFGNDGLWLSFLLFMLLRGIIMIYFTYRIEQNEGWIEH, from the coding sequence ATGGGAAAAAACCTCCTCTTAGCTTGGAATAACCTTACCATTCATCGCCGAGTTTGGGCTTTAACGCTCCCGATGATCCTTTCAAACATCTCTGTCCCGCTGGTAGGGACAGTTGATACCATGATTGTAGGTCATCTGAATGATGCAAATCAGATGGCAAGTGTCGGTATTGGTAGCAGTATCTATCTCTTTCTAATCGCTATCTTAAACTTTCTACGCATGGGAACAACGGGCTTTACCGCACAGGCTTATGGCCATAAAAATGGGGGAATGATTCGACTAATCCTCATTCAAGGTATTCTCTTAGCGCTTCTCTTAGCCCTTGTCCTACTACTTCTAGCCTTCCCGATTACAACACTCGCATTTTCAATTATCAATCCTGAACCTGAACTCTATAATGGTGCTTCTCAATTTTTTGCATGGCGTTTAATGGGAGCTCCCGCAGCTTTAATCAACTTTGCGCTGATAGGTTGGTTTTTAGGCATGCAAAATGCACGTATTCCCTTCTATATGTTATTAGCCACTAATATCCTCAATATTCTTTTAACATTACTCTTTATCTTAAAACTGAATCTTGGTATTACAGGCGTTGCAAAAGCAGCGGTTATCTCTGAATATTTTGGTCTCTTTGTCGGTTTGGCAATCCTTCCTAAAATATTACTGAAAAACCGTGGTCATTGGAGATTTTCACCACTAAAAAAATGGCAAAATTGGCAACCTCTAATCTTTGTTAATCGGGATATCTTTATTCGTAGCTTAACACTACAACTTGCCTTCTTTTTAGTAACACTACAAGGCTCCCGGCTTGGCGGTGATATTGTTGCCGCAAATATGATTATTCTCAATGGTCTCTTTATTCTCTCCTATCTCTTAGATGGATTTGCTCATGCTATCGAAGCATTAACAGGCCGAGCAATTGGTGAAAAAAGCCGAGACCAATTACAATCTGTCATGGTAATCGCCGGTGGCTGGGCATTAATAATCACACTACTCTTCTTCTTTCTCTTTCTATTATGGGGAGATCAATTTATCAACCTGATCTCCAATATCGATACTGTCCGAGAGAGCGCTTACCCGCTAATTCCTTATCTAACACTCCTCCCCTTAATTAGTGTTTGGAGTTATCTTCTAGATGGCCTCTTTATCGGCGCAACGCGTGCAAAAGAGATGCGCAATGCAATGATAGGCGCTTTTATAATCGCTTTACCGATCGGTATTCTACTAACCCCCTTTGGCAATGATGGATTATGGCTCTCATTCCTCCTCTTTATGCTGTTACGAGGTATTATTATGATCTATTTCACCTACCGAATTGAACAAAATGAAGGCTGGATTGAGCATTAA
- the lptM gene encoding LPS translocon maturation chaperone LptM produces the protein MLKIYRKGIVLLFVMGLLVGCGQTGALYIAKSEAEHNDGHFMTSYKKEKDEN, from the coding sequence GTGTTAAAGATTTATAGAAAGGGAATAGTTCTCCTGTTTGTGATGGGGCTTTTAGTAGGTTGCGGGCAAACAGGTGCGCTCTATATCGCAAAAAGCGAGGCAGAGCATAATGATGGACACTTTATGACAAGTTATAAAAAAGAGAAAGATGAAAATTGA
- a CDS encoding co-chaperone GroES: protein MKLRPLHDRVIIKREEEELKTAGGIVLPGTATEKPSRGVVLAVGNGKVLASGEVKTLDVKVGDKVLFGKFSGSEVEVAGEELLVMREDEIMAVIEG, encoded by the coding sequence ATGAAATTACGTCCTTTACATGACAGAGTAATCATCAAACGTGAAGAAGAAGAGCTTAAAACTGCAGGTGGTATCGTTCTTCCAGGAACAGCTACAGAGAAGCCTTCACGCGGTGTCGTTCTTGCTGTAGGTAACGGTAAGGTATTGGCAAGTGGTGAAGTAAAGACTTTAGATGTCAAAGTTGGGGATAAAGTTCTTTTTGGTAAATTCTCAGGTTCTGAAGTAGAGGTAGCAGGCGAAGAGCTACTCGTTATGCGTGAAGATGAGATCATGGCGGTTATCGAGGGTTAA